The following DNA comes from Sander lucioperca isolate FBNREF2018 chromosome 2, SLUC_FBN_1.2, whole genome shotgun sequence.
ccagagttagataagtccatacatacacttcccatctccgtgcgtgttgtaactctgtctgacgtacccaccgctagcctaacttagcccagatcctggaggtaaccggctccatctagcctactgctcccaataagtaacaaaataacgccaacattttcctatttacatgttgtgatttgtatagtcacagcgtgttcaaataacaaggtcacatgagacacagccatcttctaatcgtatacaaactgggaactatattctcagaaggcaaagcacttctacttctgctacttgggcggagtgatttgctcgcagcacacGAGAAGCCccatggtgaggagcagagagtaacagtgcttcgccttctgagaagtgaataagctaaagtcccaataagtcaccgtgttcctttaagtgatTTAAATTGCTGGCTGGTGAAAAAGAGTTACCATTCAACATGTTCTCAACTCCTGAAAGCATTTGCTGTTTTCAAACACATTGTGTAGATCTTTTCCTGGGGGTAAAATCTTGTGTTGCACAAATAATGATGCATTCTACATTAATGATTGTCTTGAAACAAATGGAATGAGTTGTCATAAGGCATGTTAAATCTTGTTTTTGAAAACAGAAAACTCATGATGTAGTCTTGAAGGCCTAATCCATCTGTGttcttttccaggtttttcagAAGGAAACGCCCACTCAGCCTTAGCAAAAAGCAGTGATGTGGGTTACCACAGTGAGTTGGTCAATAGCGTTATGAATAATGTGAATGCTAGCACTAACTGAGTCAGTGTTTGGAAATAACAGTACTGAGGCTTAGCAATGTAACATTACTGCTGTGGACGTCACGTTAGGGAGCGGTAGTGGTAACTTCCGTGTTATGTGAGgtgaaattactgtttttgtcaaaggagtatGGTGGATTTGAAGAGAGCgatataacggcttcagttcccagttgaaaatattctaaatatggcgtaaacttaaactgatattgttatgtttttttgctgGTATCCccatccacagcagtacatatTGCTCtgttcaaagccaccagactcctttgacaaaaaacagtaattttccCTCTCAGACCACAGGAGTTGCTACCGCTGCCTCAATCAGTTAGATAGTATTAATGTGGGACGTTCGGGTCTGACCTAAAGTGGtatccacagcagtacattgctatTCAGCTTCCGGTCTGCTTCGCCAAACTGGCGCCGTGCCGACCGCCATTACTGAACTCTACTGTACTAAAGCAACGCCATTATACAGAAACCTACGTCAGGTCACATGGGAAAAAGTTTTTCTAAGCGCTTGGGAAAACAGCATTTTGACGCTAAAACATATTTACTCCGACCAAAATGTGAATGTCTGGATTTGAATACATAAGTAACAATATTGGGAAGCTATAGAATGATATGAAaacctcaacaacaacaaaaagatggacCCGCCCTTTAATGTTTGACTTCCTAACATGAAATCATCAGTAATAAAACCTGGAACAAATCATCATTTCTCCTGTTTAGGTAAATCATGTAAAAACTAGTTTGACCATGAGCttcctaatttaaaaaaaaaaaaggtttcctGCACAGCAGTATGATTAACTTGGGTCAAACAcatgcaacattaaaatactcTAGACTGGATCAAATCCCCAAAATACCTGAAAGTGTTTTTGGTGTGtggcagattattattattgattattgattaatcgattaagtctattttttcaaacaaatatcCTTAATTCCAGCTTCACAATTTTGAGAATTTGCTGTTTTATGTCAAACTATTATGTTAAATTGAATACTTCTGGTTTTTGGACTGTTGgccagacaaaacaagaaatttaCAGATGTCCATTTGAGCTTTaaggaaattgtgatgggcacTGTTCACTGTATTTTCCAACAGTTTATACaccaaacagctgattgaaTGAGAAAAGAATTGGCTGCTTAATCAGTAATGAAAATCATCGTTAGTTGCAGTCCGTGTTAGATTTATACCTTTTTTTGAAGGCCTAAACAGGTACCCCATTCATCTGGATTTAACCTTACATCCTGTCTAGTGGATCGTGGGACGGCCCACCTATCCTTTAATCCTATAATTTAAACTTTCTTCTCTGATGTCAGGACATGTCAGTCTGATGTAGTCCTTCCAGGTGAACTAAATTAACTTAAGAAATCCATCCTGGCTTTAAATATAAAGACAGGATTCAAACAGCCCTTCGGGTGACCTACAGGTGTGATTTGTTAGTGTGGTGGTGAAATTGGAGGTGATTCTTTGGCAGGACTAACTTCACGATGAAAAGAAACCTAGGCGTCCTTTGATCCTCGATGTAAAGAACTTGTTAGATTGATACTGACAGAAAACACCTTCGCACACTTTGAGATAGAGGAGCTTTCAGAGAGACCTGTCAGTGTGTCTTTATGTTTGATGTTTTTATACCTGTAAACCTCATAACTGGGTTCAATGCAGTCTGCTAAAAGGCAAAAGACTGTAGGACTGAACACATTTATTAGAAGGgtgtcttaaaaaaaacacaaactagCAATACATTGGCCTTGAAAGTAAAGAGAAGCCAAAAACAAGTTTTCAAGGTGGCTACTTTtaaaagagcttaaaaaaaagatatttcttACTGAACATCTAAAAATCAGCcttgtaaaataacaaaataatgaagTAATCAAGGTGACTCaactaaaacatttttacaaacacacaaacatattacaACTGTTGAGAGAAATCAAAGCAAGAACGTTTCCGTTAAAAAATTGTCTACATTGAACCTcggatgacttttttttttttaatgcaatcaGAGTTCATAGTGCAACAATTCAGTCATTCAACATTCTTTTCACCACTTGTCTATTCTACATCACTTCAAAGTCTgcacattttcttttaacaCCCTACAAATGAGCACTAACGAGCACTTCGTTGTGTTTTCACTTTCAAACCTGCGTATGGCACGGTTGTCGTAGTTTCGTCAAGTGAGTCTGTCCATCCAAGGAGGCACCAGTATCGGTCATGGTAAAGGATTGTGTTGGCCACATGTTCAACACGAGCAGTTTGAATTCCCCACATATTTTCACACACAGATGTGCTGCTTTTGTTGGCCACATTTATACCTGAGTAGGTATCAACAACAAGAGATGTTTATGACTTTAATTGAACTAAAATCTTGCCACTCATCTacctacaaaacacacacaaaccacagtTTCTTGCTCCTTCTGTGTCCCTGAATGTGTTGGAATCATGCAGGAGGTGTTTTGTCTTCTTCACAGTTGCTTTTCACCACTGGATCAGCACCAGGAAAACGACCTCCCTACCATTTCAAAGAACAACTTGTTAGGCTTCCTTAAGTAGCGACAAAGCTTCTTAAAGGCCTGGGTGCTCAGCGGCGCATGTGGCCTGCCTTTAGACTCGTCCAGGCACTTGTCGTGTCCGGCAGACAGGAGGCAGTAGAAGCCCTTGGTGGTGTTGTAGTAGAAGTTGCTGGGGCTTATCCTGGGCGGCAGGTCCAGAAACCTCTCAGCCTTCCTCAGCTCAGGGAAGGGATCCCGAATGAGCGCGTCGCCGTCCACCACGTGGAACTGCTCCCTGGGGAAGACCTCCAGCCAGCGGGCAAGATGCTGGTGGTACAGGCTCCTCTGCAGAGCCTTGTACCCAGGGTCAATGTGGCCCTTGTGGATCAGGAGCTCATCTAGTGGCTGATAGGGCTTGTGGCGGGTCAGGCGGTTGTGGAGGACCTGGGTGTAGTCAGAGACCAGCCTCTCGGCCGGGTCCCGGACGATGAGCAACAAGCGGACGGCGGGATTCATGTCCCAGACACGTAGAGGAACCTGAGGGGCTGCGAAGTAGCCAGGGGTCTTCTCCACTGTCAGCTGACCAGGGAGGGTGAAGGGCATCTGGGCTCGGTACCAGGCCAGGCCTCGGCGGTAGTGCTCCTCCACGTTGAAGTAGTGCACCTGACAGAGGGACAGAAGGGGTTGTTAATGAAGACAAGGAAAGCAGCACATGTCCATAAGATGTCTCTTCTTGGTGCAGTGGTGTTGAAAACCTGTAGGGATGAGGAATGTTTCTCTGAGACACTGAGTTCTATTGATTTTGTCCCCATCTTGTCCAAACCAATGTATTCCTTCGCGCCAGCTTTCCAGCTTTGCTGTCCTCACCTCAAACTACCCTAATTAGGATTTCTCTCTGTGCATCTCCTTCGGACAGGCCTGTCATCATTCATAATCATGTAAGTTCACTGCAAACCGTATATAGGCTGAGCTGACTTTATTCTCATTTTCTGTATGCCTCACTACATTTATAAGGATGTTAGGGGAAATGTTCACAGAGAGTGGGACACAAATTCACCTAAACATTTTTACAGGTTGAATTTGATGTATTAATTGAAAACAGGTTTAGCGACACAGTTGCAGCCGCTTGGCAAAAAACTGTCCATGCTTATACTATTATGAGCCAAGTAACAGAAGATTGAAATACTACATCAAAATCTActcagttactttccaccactggtgagAATACAATCATAAAGCAACAGTGATGGTCTTTTACCTCGGCCTTTGCCACTTCCACATTTGGGTGCAGGTTGAGCATCTCCAGCAGGGCTCTGGTGCCGCCTTTTCGCACGCCAATAATAATCACTCCGGGCAGTCGCTGCTGGGTGGCATTGtaagtggaggaggaagaggatgatgaagaggagTAGGCAGGGGAGCTGGAACCCCCGCTGCGTAATTCCCTTAAGCACACAGACAGCTGAgtctgcagcagcagaagcagcagcagcgctaGTATCACTGTCCACAGCATGgtgccacacaaacacacacagaggtggcGTGGAGGTTATGTGCACAAACTCATTAAGCTCCCACACTTATACAGAGTCGTGCTTGTTATCAGTCAGCAGGAGGCCTCAGGAGGAAGCTCTTCAATTGGACAACCTAtgagccaagaaaaaaaaaaaggttattgtCCACTTTTGGTGTCTCACTATACCACTTTCCTCTGTAATACTGGCCCTTGTGGTAGAAAAACAAGGTGGAAAAGTGATAAATGCTGCTGATAAACAAGCAATATGAGTCgctctttaaaggtcccatggcatgaaaatttcactttttttttaacattaatgtgagttcccccagcctgcctatggtcccacagtggctagaaatggtgataggtgtaaaccgagccctgggtatcctgctctgcctttgagaaaatgaaagctcagatgggccgatctggaatctcctccttatgaactcataaggagcaaggttccctcccctttctctgctttgcccacccagagaatttggcccacccatgagaaagagacatcatggctttcaaacgagcaaagtggcagttggtcaaggccacacccccaccctccaccttgcccccccccctctctcctcctcaatagctacagacacagaaatggcacctactaaggaaagctcattgtgggactggttctagtggctgtaattctgcaccgaggctgaatttcgggaaagacacttcagatacagtattaggggaccagtaAGGTCTatttaaaagcatccaaagagcaccatgtcatgggacctttaatgtacGTGAAAACAGGCAGACTGGAACATAATCTTAATGACTTCTATATCAGAATTTGAATTGTATAAACGTCAAATTTAAGTGatcaagtaaaaaaatattttatatacaaTACAGCCCTGTTATCACATGACAACATGCATGCGTTCTGAAGATGCACAGGACCGAATAAAGTCACCAAACCTTCTGCACAGAAAtatagaaatgtacatttttttccttttaagcCAGGGGAGGATGTAGAGTCTGCATCACTTTCTTTTCATCTCACACAGCTCCAGCAGTCGCTCCATGCACGCATGCTTGCTCGACTGTTTCATGATCCCATATGTCTGACTGAAACAGCTATGCACTTTAATGTGCCATTTTACAAAGTCCCAGCCTAAGCAGTGGTGGTTTCAGCTCAGAATATAGGGCTGTGATGTGATTATGGACAGAAGATATTGAAATATTAATCTACATCTAAAGCACATAGAGAGGAGATGCATTTAAAATTAATGCTGTTATGAGGTTTAGGGCATCCCCAAGGAGCACTAACACCCCTTTGAGTTCAGCTGAACCATTTTACAGTATAGAAGACAAGTTGCAGTAAATCCTGAATGTCAGAATGCTGTCTTATGGGGTTGCGTTTAATTGTGTATTTGGTGAGGTTtcaaaatgttagaaaataagaaaacacaattttttccttttttttaaggatTGATTTCAATCAATCCTTCATCCAAGACTGATTTTTTTCAGCTGAGcattaaatataataaaacaaacctGTGATCAACACCTTTTTTTAGGCCACAAAAggtgcaaatatatttatttagagACAGTCTTCTTATAACAACGCCTTGCCCTTGAGCTTGGTACATTGACCCCCATGTGTTCGAACAGAACTGATCAGCTGCTTAACCACAAAGCAGAGGCTGAAGTTGTTCTTCACAGCACCTTGGGGTGAAAGTGTTTTAAAGAATATTAGTGTGACACAGAGGTTTGATAAAACAAAGGCTGTTGTTTCTGAGTGATGACAGGATTTATTTTTGCATTAGCTTATTATTGCTGTCAATGGGCCTAACCAAAAATGATCTACAAGCTATGAAGAGCGACACAagacacttatttgctttcacGCAGAGAATTAGATAAGaggatcgataccactctcgtGTTTGTACAGATAATATGAATCTCGGGCCAGGAGACCAACAAGTTCTCCAAACCATACAACTATTTAGGTTGtgtattcctaccctctaacaCGACCCATAGGAGCGCTTCATAAATTAGTGCCTCtagtggtggcaggaaatacgacctACAGGAGTCTTTTCCGTCCTTATATGTAAACCAGAGAACTTCACGTTTGCTTTAAACACATTggtaacgttgtgaaacggttgcagtttggttaggtttaggcataaAAACtattaagtttagaaaaagaatgTGGTTGGGTCAAAATCagaatagtctcgctttgccagaccatcctccaaagcagtgcggaggaaggtctggctagtccacacagcattctgggatgggagaaaaacatgctctggtttattggcatttctgtaaaccaaGCACAGTCATAATGGGCGGCGCTGCAAAAGAGCCTCTGCAaagtagcctcgggaaggaacttgttttggtggaacgtgtacgctcaaaagttgttttagtcatgcaagagaaaactcagattggacagatagtctagctagctgtctggatttaccctgcagagatctgaggagcagttaaccatagtcctcatgaatggaccagagtttaaaattccaacacaaagaaagcgaaaggaAATGGACATCggtgaaaagacatgcatccagcggaatttcctgtgACACCGGCGCAATCCCGGAAGTCGAaggtcatggatatagactaaaatCAGTACATATTTTACGTTACTTTACTTCTGGTTATGCACGTGACGCAGAAAGTGACGTAGTTCATTTTTCCTCCCgcttttgttctgtttgttgtgaaagtcctgtgtttgtttgacccatccacacCCCAACGTAACCTACTTGCATGGGATTTTGTTGCTCAAATActtcgtcaccttacttcctgctttgcttccgtcataattactacgaccactagagggtaCGGCGgccactataaacgtaaatatgcgttttaattgctgcttgaaccaACAACTTATGGGGGCATTTTATAGGGGAGGGAAGTCTCCAGGTgatgattagcttagcttagcataaagactggaaactggGAAACCTCACAAAAggaatctgcctaccagcacctctaaagctcaccagTTAACATgttatttcttgtttgtttttatctgtacaaaaaccGACGTGTAAAAACGACAAGTTGTGGTTTCAAGGGAGGGTTtatgtgtatttcccaaaatgtcaaactccaTTTTTAAGATCTGATATTCTGCCTTTGGTGTTGAAAAGTGGATCAGTTACTGTATGAGCATGTTGCATTCagcttttttttatacattttgacTCATCAAACCGGTTCTAACTAATATTACAGGTGTAACTAATCAGACTAATGATGGCCACAGTCGAATTATAGTGcagagccatcgttaatgtCATTacttacacctgtgctttttctgTCATGTGTCCACTGTCAGAAAGGTCTCTAGGCGGTGAACCTATAGTACAGTAAGAGCTGGAGAGTGAGTCATTTTCAGTCAAGATAAAGTAATAGAACATTTTCCTCTTCCTGTTTTTTGTCCATTTTGCCAACATTGTGGGAATGGCTGGCAATGCCTTCTGGTCTATTGAAGCGGCTTTGGAGGAAGATATTGGTATGTTGGAATCTTATGTGATTAACTTCTCCCTGCTTTTGCTCTTTGACTTTAAAGGACTAGAAGAAAAATCTGACTTTTTCTGTTATCATGTTATAAAACTACATTGTAGCGGCCCtggaaatattgtattttgtcAGTGTAGGGGCAGGtaaataacaaaatacacaGCATAAAAATGGT
Coding sequences within:
- the hs3st1l2 gene encoding heparan sulfate (glucosamine) 3-O-sulfotransferase 1-like 2, whose protein sequence is MLWTVILALLLLLLLQTQLSVCLRELRSGGSSSPAYSSSSSSSSSTYNATQQRLPGVIIIGVRKGGTRALLEMLNLHPNVEVAKAEVHYFNVEEHYRRGLAWYRAQMPFTLPGQLTVEKTPGYFAAPQVPLRVWDMNPAVRLLLIVRDPAERLVSDYTQVLHNRLTRHKPYQPLDELLIHKGHIDPGYKALQRSLYHQHLARWLEVFPREQFHVVDGDALIRDPFPELRKAERFLDLPPRISPSNFYYNTTKGFYCLLSAGHDKCLDESKGRPHAPLSTQAFKKLCRYLRKPNKLFFEMVGRSFSWC